The following proteins are co-located in the Prinia subflava isolate CZ2003 ecotype Zambia chromosome 16, Cam_Psub_1.2, whole genome shotgun sequence genome:
- the LOC134559265 gene encoding protocadherin gamma-B5-like, translated as MAVRRRQRRGPGGGRALLGAVLLCVWWRAAAERVRYAIPEELGTGSLVGPLARDLGLSADELPARKLRLSEEKQYFSVNEENGNLYVNERLDREEMCGESPSCSVSFEVLVHNPLNVFHVEVSIEDVNDNSPTFSKAALDLEIGEWIPPGARFPLEMAGDADTGSNSLLTYQLTGDSSFSLSMQEKPGGKKQPELVLERALDREKQSSLELVLTAVDGGDPARSGTVQVHINITDANDNPPVFSKTIYEARVAENLPVGSLVLQVRATDADAGTNGRVSYSFGRVPDAFRALFTIDSESGEVKTAGVLDFEDKSKYIFGLEARDGGGLTSHCEVQIDITDENDNAPEITILSLSSPVPEDAPVGTVVVVLIVRDRDSGENGQVSCELSGEAPLSIVASSGGSYKVVTASALDREQAAEQRVTVVARDRGRPALRSSRELVLEVSDVNDNAPVFEEAAYSAYVAENNAAGALVVRVQARDADAGANGRVSYWLAGGSAGAAGAAPPVSVEARSGALYAQRSLDYEQCREFWVAVRAQDGGAPARSSTATVRVFVLDRNDNAPRVLWPAAAGEAAPPFEVVPRSAEAGYVVAKVVAVDADAGRNAWLSYELVQASEPALFRVGLHSGEVRTARAVSERDAAKQRVVAVVKDHGQPALSATATLHVVLAESLQEALPELSERAAGGEAAAAELQFYLVLALALLSALLVLSVALLVLARLRRAGPPAVLRCLGAQRFSVAGAAFPADFCEGTLPYSYNLCVAAPARAVPEAAWPPPPVPVLSAEELLGGDSCEKPGLSSELVAGEPPADADAPQVCNA; from the coding sequence ATGGCGGTGAGGCGGCGGCAGAggcgcgggccgggcggcgggcgAGCGCTGCTGGGCGCGGTGCTGCTGTGCGTGTGGTGGCGGGCGGCGGCCGAGCGGGTCCGCTACGCCATCCCcgaggagctgggcacaggctcGCTCGTGGGGCCGCTGGCGCGGGACCTGGGGCTCAGCGCGGACGAGCTGCCGGCGCGCAAGCTGCGGCTGAGCGAGGAGAAGCAATACTTCAGTGTGAATGAGGAGAACGGGAACCTGTACGTGAACGAGAGGCTGGACCGGGAGGAGATGTGTGGCGAGTCGCCGAGCTGCTCCGTCAGCTTCGAGGTGCTGGTGCACAACCCGCTGAACGTTTTCCATGTCGAGGTGTCCATCGAGGATGTGAACGACAATTCCCCGACCTTCAGCAAGGCTGCTCTGGACCTCGAGATCGGTGAATGGATCCCTCCTGGTGCTCGCTTTCCGCTGGAGATGGCCGGAGATGCAGACACAGGAAGCAACTCGCTGCTGACTTACCAACTAACCGGCGACTCATCGTTCTCACTGTCGATGCAGGAAAAGCCGGGTGGAAAGAAGCAGCCGGAATTAGTCCTGGAGAGAGCTTTGGACCGGGAGAAGCAGAGCTCACTTGAGCTGGTGCTGACAGCAGTGGACGGCGGGGACCCTGCCAGGTCCGGGACAGTCCAGGTTCACATCAATATCACAGATGCCAACGACAACCCACCCGTGTTTAGCAAAACCATCTACGAGGCGCGAGTGGCGGAGAATCTTCCTGTGGGGTctctggtgctgcaggtgagggcGACGGATGCGGACGCGGGCACCAACGGGCGAGTGTCCTACTCCTTTGGTCGCGTCCCGGACGCCTTTAGGGCGTTGTTCACTATCGACAGTGAGAGCGGTGAGGTCAAGACGGCGGGTGTCCTCGATTTCGAGGACAAGAGCAAATACATCTTCGGTCTGGAGGCGAGAGACGGCGGCGGGCTCACCAGTCATTGCGAAGTGCAGATCGACATCACAGACGAGAATGACAACGCGCCCGAGATCACCATTCTGTCACTGTCGAGTCCCGTGCCCGAGGACGCCCCGGTCGGCACCGTGGTGGTCGTCCTGATAGTGCGGGACCGGGACTCGGGCGAGAACGGTCAGGTGTCGTGCGAGCTGTCGGGGGAGGCGCCGCTGTCGATCGTGGCGTCGTCGGGCGGCTCGTACAAGGTGGTGACGGCGAGCGCGCTGGACCGCGAGCAGGCGGCCGAGCAGCGCGTGACGGTGGTGGCCCGGGACCGGGGCAGGCCGGCGCTgcggagcagcagggagctggtgctggaggtgtCGGACGTGAACGACAACGCGCCGGTGTTCGAGGAGGCGGCGTACAGCGCGTACGTGGCGGAGAACAACGCGGCGGGCGCGCTGGTGGTGCGCGTGCAGGCGCGGGACGCGGACGCGGGCGCCAACGGGCGCGTGAGCTACTGGCtggcgggcggcagcgcgggcgcggcgggcgcggcgccgccggTGTCGGTGGAGGCGCGGAGCGGCGCGCTGTACGCGCAGCGCTCCTTGGACTACGAGCAGTGCCGCGAGTTCTGGGTGGCGGTGCGGGCGCAGGACGGCGGCGCGCCGGCGCGCAGCTCCACGGCCACGGTGCGCGTGTTCGTGCTGGACCGCAACGACAACGCGCCGCGGGTGCTgtggccggcggcggcgggcgagGCGGCGCCGCCTTTCGAGGTGGTTCCGCGTTCGGCCGAGGCCGGCTACGTGGTGGCCAAGGTGGTGGCGGTGGACGCGGACGCGGGGCGCAACGCGTGGCTGTCGTACGAGCTGGTGCAGGCGTCGGAGCCGGCGCTGTTCCGCGTGGGGCTGCACAGCGGCGAGGTGCGCACGGCGCGCGCCGTGTCCGAGCGGGACGCGGCCAAGCAGCGCGTGGTGGCCGTGGTGAAGGACCACGGGCAGCCGGCGCTGTCGGCCACGGCCACGCTGCACGTGGTGCTGGCCGAGAGCTTGCAGGAGGCGCTGCCGGAGCTGAGCgagcgggcggcgggcggcgaggcggcggcggccgagcTGCAGTTCTACCTGGTGCTGGCGCTGGCGCTGCTGTCGGCGCTCTTGGTGCTGAGCGTGGCGCTCTTGGTGCTGGCGCGGctgcgccgggccgggccgcccgccgTGCTGCGCTGCCTGGGCGCGCAGCGCTTCTCGGTGGCCGGCGCCGCCTTCCCGGCCGACTTCTGCGAGGGCACCTTGCCCTACTCGTACAACCTGTGCGTGGCGGCGCCGGCCCGCGCCGTGCCCGAGGCGGCttggccgccgccgccggtgcCCGTCCTGTCTgcggaggagctgctgggcggGGATTCGTGCGAGAAGCCCGGCCTGAGCAGTGAGCTCGTCGCGGGAGAGCCGCCCGCCGATGCCGATGCACCGCAGGTCTGTAACGCGTGA
- the LOC134559266 gene encoding LOW QUALITY PROTEIN: protocadherin-16-like (The sequence of the model RefSeq protein was modified relative to this genomic sequence to represent the inferred CDS: deleted 3 bases in 2 codons; substituted 1 base at 1 genomic stop codon), producing MSAAGRRWGRRQRALLWAVLLAAWEAAWGQLRYSVPEEMPKGSFVGDVAKDLGLQLPALSDRGARLVSEGRTQYFSLHGKTGHLVTAERLNREQLCRLVEKCVLSSELIVDGQMQVYGIEVEITDINDNAPSFREAETELRMSEMTAPGSRFPLPRAHDPDSGRNSLQSYELSGDEHFSLAVQAGPGGDQRPELVLAKALDREEAAFHELVLRASDGGDPARTGTARIRVTVLDANDNAPVFSQAEYTVRVPEDVPVGSVLVTVTATDADEGLYGQVTYSVKKTTDMASDIFHLDTETGDIKLLTILDFEEGVSYELEVQAHDGGALFDTAKVAITVTDVNDNAPELTISSQLNEIPEDAQPGTVVALLHVQDRDSGANGEVRCSLYKDVPFQLEKSFKDYYRVVTSRELDREQVSEYNVTVRAADGGSPALQSSAVLALRVLDVNDNAPVFEQERYSARLAENNAAGALVLTVRATDADWGQNARVRYRLREGRVRGAPLSSYVSVQAETGALYALRSLDYEQVRELQLWVRAEDGGAPALSSNVSVRLLIVDENDNAPQVLYPASAAAAAAAGSGAAWSGVELAPRWAEAGALVAKVVAVDADAGQNAWLSYELAKATEPGLFRVGLHSGEVRTARSPLARDAARHSLVVVVKDHGRPALSATATLSVVLAESVAELLAELGSAAEAAAPGEAAGSLTRWLVLAVAAVSCLFVAFLLLLLALRLRRWRRQQLLPPASGALRGVPVSHFVGIDGVRAFLQSYSHDVSLTADSRKSQLRLSGASCCDTLPARPLPDEPAPLLGEEDVAAAPERRPRCRCSPGPRAKPGPRSAAIRRLQWRRGASGCRCWPPPSGAGAAAAAASCPRRLLARPAPATAAAAAAAARGGACRGAAASEAARAGCVRCGGRCAVRRERLRGRRGSGRRQERGERWRQRMAVRRRQRRGPGGGRALLGAVLLCVWWRAAAERVRYAIPEELGTGSLVGPLARDLGLSADELPARKLRLSEEKQYFSVNEENGNLYVNERLDREEMCGESPSCSVSFEVLVHNPLNVFHVEVSIEDVNDNSPTFSKAVLYLDIGEWIPPGTGFPLELAHDADVGSNSLLTYQLTDNPCFSLAMKDSPDGSKLELVLERALDREKQSSYELVLTAVDGGDPVKSGTVQIRVNVTDLNDNRPVFEQDRYRVRLREDAPPGSAVLNLSASDADAGTNAHITYSFGKMPIKVRQKFVVDAESGSITLQEALDFEETSAFSLAVEAKDGGGLVAHCKVEVEVLDVNDNAPEITILSLSSPVPEDASVGTVVAVLKVRDRDSGENGHVSCELSGEAPLSIVASSGGSYKVVTASALDREQAAEQRVTVVARDRGRPALRSSRELVLEVSDVNDNAPVFEEAAYSAYVAENNAAGALVVRVQARDADAGANGRVSYWLAGGSAGAAGAAPPVSVEARSGALYAQRSLDYEQCREFWVAVRAQDGGAPARSSTATVRVFVLDRNDNAPRVLWPAAGAAAAAAPGEAAAGGAAPPFEVVPRSAEAGYVVAKVVAVDADAGRNAWLSYELVQASEPALFRVGLHSGEVRTARAVSERDAAKQRVVAVVKDHGQPALSATATLHVVLAESLQEALPELSERAAGGEAAAAELQFYLVLALALLSALLVLSVALLVLARLRRAGPPAVLRCLGAQRFSVAGAAFPADFCEGTLPYSYNLCVAAPARAVPEAAWPPPPVPVLSAEELLGGDSCEKPGLSSELVVGEPPADADAPQVCKAAGRAAPGSARCLXCREEAAGAAVDREEREGAERCRQPRPLRSGSLGCSLRVRACGPRRARGAGAFCSQGAAAAQGAKAESIERQRELDRRCCGAGGGAAEMSAAGRRWGRRQRALLWAVLLAAWEAAWGQLRYSVPEEMPKGSFVGDVAKDLGLQLPALRDRGARLVSEGRTQYFSLHGKTGHLVTAERIDREQLCRLVEKCVLRCELIVEGEMKFYEIVVEITDINDNAPSFREAEKELRVSETTAPGSRFPLPDAHDPDSGRNSLQSYELSGDEHFSLAVQAGPGGDQRPELVLAKTLDREEAAFHELVLRASDGGDPARTGTARIRVTVLDANDNAPVFSQAEYTVRVPEDVPVGSVLVTVTATDADEDLYGQVKYSIEKITEMASQIFQLHGETGAITLSKSLDFEDGNSYELEVQAHDGGGLFDTTKVVITVTDVNDNVPEISVRSALSEISEDAPAGTVVALLHVRDKDSGANGDVRCSLDGDIPFRLQSSHGSYYSVVTSKELDREQVSEYNVTVRAADGGSPALQSSAVLALRVLDVNDNAPVFEQERYSARLAENNAAGALVLTVRATDADWGQNARVRYRLREGRVRGAPLSSYVSVQAETGALYALRSLDYEQVRELQLWVRAEDGGAPALSSNVSVRLLIVDENDNAPQVLYPASAAAAAAAGSGAAWSGVELAPRWAEAGALVAKVVAVDADAGQNAWLSYELAKATEPGLFRVGLHSGEVRTARSPLARDAARHSLVVVVKDHGRPALSATATLSVVLAESVAELLAELGSAAEAAAPGEAAGSLTRWLVLAVAAVSCLFVAFLLLLLALRLRRWRRRQLLPPASGALRGVPVSHFVGIDGVRAFLQSYSHDVSLTADSRKSQLRLSGASCCDTLPARPLPDEPAPLLGEEDVATALPDDPSAPSTSEVS from the exons ATGAGCGCGGCGGGGAGGCGCTGGGGCCGGCGGCAgcgagctctgctctgggccgTGCTGCTGGCGGCGTGGGAGGCGGCGTGGGGGCAGCTGCGCTACTCGGTGCCCGAGGAGATGCCCAAGGGCTCGTTCGTGGGCGATGTGGCCAaggacctggggctgcagctgccggCGCTAAGCGATCGCGGTGCCCGCCTTGTCTCGGAAGGTAGGACGCAGTATTTCTCTCTGCACGGGAAGACGGGACATTTAGTGACGGCGGAGAGGCTCaacagagagcagctgtgccGGTTGGTGGAGAAATGCGTGCTGAGCTCTGAACTGATAGTGGACGGACAGATGCAGGTGTACGGAATTGAAGTAGAAATCACAGACATTAACGACAACGCGCCGAGCTTCCGAGAGGCAGAAACAGAACTGAGAATGAGCGAGATGACAGCCCCGGGATCACGGTTTCCACTTCCTAGGGCTCACGACCCGGACTCGGGCCGGAATTCCCTGCAGAGCTACGAGCTGAGCGGTGACGAGCACTTCTCGCTGGCCGTGCAGGCGGGCCCCGGCGGCGATCAGCGTCCCGAGCTGGTGCTGGCCAAGGCGCTGGACCGCGAGGAGGCGGCGTTTCACGAGCTGGTGCTGAGGGCGAGCGACGGCGGCGATCCGGCACGGACGGGCACGGCTCGGATCCGCGTGACGGTGCTGGACGCGAACGACAACGCGCCCGTGTTCAGCCAGGCGGAGTACACGGTGCGTGTGCCCGAGGACGTGCCCGTGGGCTCCGTCCTCGTCACCGTCACGGCTACGGACGCAGATGAGGGTCTTTACGGGCAGGTGACATACTCTGTGAAGAAAACGACCGACATGGCATCGGATATTTTCCATCTGGATACTGAAACGGGAGACATCAAGCTGTTGACGATCCTTGATTTCGAGGAAGGTGTTTCGTACGAATTGGAGGTGCAGGCACATGACGGTGGAGCTCTTTTCGACACTGCAAAAGTCGCGATCACTGTGACAGATGTTAATGACAATGCGCCCGAACTGACAATATCATCACAGCTGAACGAGATCCCAGAGGATGCCCAGCCGGGAACTGTGGTGGCCCTGCTGCACGTGCAGGACCGGGACTCCGGGGCCAATGGCGAGGTTCGGTGCTCGCTCTACAAGGACGTCCCGTTCCAGCTAGAGAAGAGTTTCAAAGACTATTACCGTGTGGTGACATCGAGAGAGCTGGACCGCGAGCAGGTGTCGGAGTACAACGTGACGGTGCGGGCGGCCGACGGCGGGTCGCCGGCGCTGCAGAGCAGCGCGGTGCTGGCGCTGCGGGTGCTGGACGTGAACGACAACGCGCCCGTGTTCGAGCAGGAGCGCTACAGCGCTCGTCTGGCGGAGAACAACGCGGCGGGCGCGCTGGTGCTGACGGTGCGCGCCACGGACGCGGACTGGGGGCAGAACGCGCGCGTGCGGTACCGGCTGCGGGAGGGGCGGGTGCGGGGCGCGCCGCTGTCGTCGTACGTGTCGGTGCAGGCGGAGACGGGCGCGCTGTACGCGCTGCGCTCCTTGGACTACGAGCAGGTGCGcgagctgcagctgtgggtgcgTGCGGAGGACGGCGGCGCGCCGGCGCTGAGCAGCAACGTGTCGGTGCGGCTGCTGATCGTGGACGAGAACGACAACGCGCCGCAGGTGCTGTACCCGGCttcggcggcggcggcggcggcggcgggctcgGGCGCTGCGTGGTCGGGCGTGGAGCTGGCGCCGCGCTGGGCGGAGGCCGGCGCGCTGGTGGCCAAGGTGGTGGCGGTGGACGCGGACGCGGGGCAGAACGCGTGGCTGTCGTACGAGCTGGCCAAGGCGACGGAGCCGGGGCTGTTCCGCGTGGGGCTGCACAGCGGCGAGGTGCGCACGGCGCGCTCGCCGCTGGCCCGCGACGCGGCGCgccacagcctggtggtggtggtgaaggACCACGGGCGGCCGGCGCTGTCGGCCACGGCCACGCTGAGCGTGGTGCTGGCCGAGAGCGTGGCCGAGCTGCTGGCCGAGCTGGGCAGCGCggccgaggcggcggcgccgggcgagGCGGCCGGCAGCCTGACGCGCTGGCTGGTGCTGGCCGTGGCCGCCGTGTCGTGCCTCTTCGTcgccttcctgctgctgctgctggcgctgcgCCTGCGCCGCTGGCGccgccagcagctgctgccgcCCGCCAGCGGCGCCTTGCGCGGCGTGCCCGTGTCGCACTTCGTGGGCATCGACGGCGTGCGCGCCTTCCTGCAGTCCTACTCGCACGACGTGTCGCTCACGGCCGACTCGCGCAAGAGCCAGCTGCGCTTGTCGGGCGCCAGCTGCTGCGACAccctcccggcccggccgctgccCGACGAGCCCGCGCCGCTGCTCGGGGAGGAGGATGTGGCCGCCGCCC CGGAGCGGAGACCCCGGTGCCGGTGCAGCCCCGGTCCCCGCGCCAAGCCGGGCCCCCGGAGCGCGGCCATCCGGCGGCTGCAGTGGCGTCGCGGCGCCTCCGGGTGCCGCTGTTGGCCGCCGCCGAGCGGCGCtggagccgcggccgccgcagcgTCCTGCCCCCGCAGGCTGCTCGCTCGCCCGGCGCCGGCcacagcggcagcggcagcggcagcggcgaGAGGCGGCGCTTGTCGGGGAGCAGCGGCGTCCGAGGCGGCCCGAGCGGGCTGTGTGCGCTGCGGCGGGCGCTGCGCTGTGCGGCGAGAGCGGCTGCGAGGGAGGCGCGGCAGCGGCAGGAGGCAGGAGCGCGGCGAGCGCTGGCGGCAGAGAATGGCGGTGAGGCGGCGGCAGAggcgcgggccgggcggcgggcgAGCGCTGCTGGGCGCGGTGCTGCTGTGCGTGTGGTGGCGGGCGGCGGCCGAGCGGGTCCGCTACGCCATCCCcgaggagctgggcacaggctcGCTCGTGGGGCCGCTGGCGCGGGATCTGGGGCTCAGCGCGGACGAGCTGCCGGCGCGCAAGCTGCGGCTGAGCGAGGAGAAGCAATACTTCAGTGTGAATGAGGAGAACGGGAACCTGTACGTGAACGAGAGGCTGGACCGGGAGGAGATGTGTGGCGAGTCGCCGAGCTGCTCCGTCAGCTTCGAGGTGCTGGTGCACAACCCGCTGAACGTTTTCCATGTCGAGGTGTCCATCGAGGATGTGAACGACAACTCCCCGACCTTCAGCAAGGCTGTTCTGTACCTCGATATCGGTGAATGGATTCCTCCCGGGACTGGTTTTCCTCTGGAGCTGGCCCATGATGCAGACGTGGGCAGCAACTCGCTGCTGACTTATCAGCTGACCGACAACCCGTGCTTCTCCCTGGCCATGAAGGACAGTCCGGACGGAAGCAAGCTGGAATTAGTCCTGGAGAGAGCACTGGACCGTGAGAAGCAAAGCTCCTATGAGCTTGTGCTGACAGCAGTGGATGGAGGAGACCCCGTGAAGTCCGGGACTGTCCAGATTCGGGTGAACGTGACGGATTTAAACGATAACCGACCCGTGTTCGAGCAGGACCGGTACCGCGTGAGACTCCGTGAAGACGCGCCGCCGGGTTCGGCAGTCCTGAACCTGTCAGCCTCGGACGCCGACGCCGGTACCAACGCCCACATCACGTACAGCTTCGGGAAAATGCCGATCAAGGTGCGTCAGAAGTTCGTGGTCGATGCAGAGAGTGGGTCAATCACGCTGCAGGAGGCGCTGGACTTTGAGGAGACGAGCGCCTTTAGCCTGGCTGTGGAGGCGAAAGACGGAGGGGGTTTGGTGGCGCACTGCAAGGTGGAGGTGGAGGTGCTGGACGTGAATGACAACGCGCCCGAGATCACAATTCTGTCCCTCTCGAGTCCCGTGCCCGAGGACGCCTCGGTCGGCACCGTGGTGGCCGTGCTGAAAGTGCGGGACAGGGACTCCGGCGAGAACGGTCATGTGTCGTGCGAGCTGTCGGGGGAGGCGCCGCTGTCGATCGTGGCGTCGTCGGGCGGCTCGTACAAGGTGGTGACGGCGAGCGCGCTGGACCGCGAGCAGGCGGCCGAGCAGCGCGTGACGGTGGTGGCCCGGGACCGGGGCAGGCCGGCGCTgcggagcagcagggagctggtgctggaggtgtCGGACGTGAACGACAACGCGCCGGTGTTCGAGGAGGCGGCGTACAGCGCGTACGTGGCGGAGAACAACGCGGCGGGCGCGCTGGTGGTGCGCGTGCAGGCGCGGGACGCGGACGCGGGCGCCAACGGGCGCGTGAGCTACTGGCtggcgggcggcagcgcgggcgcggcgggcgcggcgccgccggTGTCGGTGGAGGCGCGGAGCGGCGCGCTGTACGCGCAGCGCTCCTTGGACTACGAGCAGTGCCGCGAGTTCTGGGTGGCGGTGCGGGCGCAGGACGGCGGCGCGCCGGCGCGCAGCTCCACGGCCACGGTGCGCGTGTTCGTGCTGGACCGCAACGACAACGCGCCGCGGGTGCTGTggccggcggcgggcgcggcggcggcggcggcgccagGAGAGGCTGCGGCGGGAGGGGCGGCGCCGCCTTTCGAGGTGGTTCCGCGTTCGGCCGAGGCCGGCTACGTGGTGGCCAAGGTGGTGGCGGTGGACGCGGACGCGGGGCGCAACGCGTGGCTGTCGTACGAGCTGGTGCAGGCGTCGGAGCCGGCGCTGTTCCGCGTGGGGCTGCACAGCGGCGAGGTGCGCACGGCGCGCGCCGTGTCCGAGCGGGACGCGGCCAAGCAGCGCGTGGTGGCCGTGGTGAAGGACCACGGGCAGCCGGCGCTGTCGGCCACGGCCACGCTGCACGTGGTGCTGGCCGAGAGCTTGCAGGAGGCGCTGCCGGAGCTGAGCgagcgggcggcgggcggcgaggcggcggcggccgagcTGCAGTTCTACCTGGTGCTGGCGCTGGCGCTGCTGTCGGCGCTCTTGGTGCTGAGCGTGGCGCTCTTGGTGCTGGCGCGGctgcgccgggccgggccgcccgccgTGCTGCGCTGCCTGGGCGCGCAGCGCTTCTCGGTGGCCGGCGCCGCCTTCCCGGCCGACTTCTGCGAGGGCACCTTGCCCTACTCCTACAACCTGTGTGTGGCGGCGCCGGCCCGCGCCGTGCCCGAGGCGGCttggccgccgccgccggtgcCCGTCCTGTCTgcggaggagctgctgggcggGGATTCGTGCGAGAAGCCCGGCCTGAGCAGTGAGCTCGTCGTGGGAGAGCCGCCCGCCGATGCCGACGCCCCGCAGGTGTGTAAAGC ggccgggcgggcagcgccgggcagcGCTCGGTGCCTGTAGTGCCGGGAGGAGGCTGCGGGCGCCGCTGTTGACCGAGAGGAGCGAGAGGGA GCGGAGCGCTGCCGGCAGCCCCGCCCGCTGCGGAGCGGCTCGCTCGGCTGCTCGCTCCGTGTCCGAGCGTGCGGGCCGCGA CGTGCCCGCGGTGCCggtgcattctgcagccagggagcGGCAGCAGCGCAGGGTGCAAAAGCTGAGAGCATTGAGCGGCAGCGGGAGTTGGATCGGCGGTGTTGCGGTGCCGGAGGTGGCGCGGCGGAGATGAGCGCGGCGGGGAGGCGCTGGGGCCGGCGGCAgcgagctctgctctgggccgTGCTGCTGGCGGCGTGGGAGGCGGCGTGGGGGCAGCTGCGCTACTCGGTGCCCGAGGAGATGCCCAAGGGCTCGTTCGTGGGCGACGTGGCCAaggacctggggctgcagctgccggCGCTAAGAGATCGCGGTGCCCGCCTTGTCTCGGAAGGTAGGACGCAGTATTTCTCTCTGCACGGGAAGACGGGACATTTAGTGACGGCGGAGAGGATCgacagagagcagctgtgccGGCTGGTGGAGAAATGCGTGCTGCGCTGTGAGCTGATAGTGGAGGGGGAAATGAAGTTCTATGAAATCGTAGTTGAAATCACGGACATTAACGACAATGCACCGAGCTTCCGAGAGGCAGAAAAAGAGCTGAGAGTGAGCGAGACGACAGCCCCGGGGTCGCGGTTTCCCCTGCCAGACGCTCATGATCCTGACTCAGGCCGGAATTCCCTGCAGAGCTACGAGCTGAGCGGTGACGAGCACTTCTCGCTGGCCGTGCAGGCGGGCCCCGGCGGCGATCAGCGTCCCGAGCTGGTGCTGGCCAAGACGCTGGACCGCGAGGAGGCGGCGTTTCACGAGCTGGTGCTGAGGGCGAGCGACGGCGGAGATCCGGCCCGGACGGGCACGGCTCGGATCCGCGTGACGGTGCTGGACGCGAACGACAACGCGCCCGTGTTCAGCCAGGCGGAGTACACGGTGCGTGTGCCCGAGGACGTGCCCGTGGGCTCCGTCCTCGTCACCGTCACGGCCACCGACGCCGACGAGGACTTGTACGGGCAAGTGAAATACTCGATTGAGAAAATTACAGAGATGGCATCGCAGATTTTCCAACTGCATGGGGAGACCGGAGCAATCACCTTGTCAAAGAGCCTGGACTTCGAGGACGGCAACTCCTACGAACTGGAGGTGCAGGCACATGATGGGGGAGGTCTTTTTGACACGACAAAAGTCGTGATCACTGTGACAGACGTCAACGACAACGTGCCAGAGATTTCGGTGCGGTCGGCACTGAGTGAGATCTCGGAAGACGCCCCAGCGGGAACTGTGGTGGCTCTGCTGCACGTAAGGGACAAGGACTCCGGGGCCAATGGCGATGTGCGCTGCTCGCTCGATGGGGACATCCCGTTCCGTCTGCAGAGCTCACACGGCAGCTACTACAGCGTGGTGACATCGAAAGAGCTGGACCGGGAGCAGGTGTCGGAGTACAACGTGACGGTGCGGGCGGCCGACGGCGGGTCGCCGGCGCTGCAGAGCAGCGCGGTGCTGGCGCTGCGGGTGCTGGACGTGAACGACAACGCGCCCGTGTTCGAGCAGGAGCGCTACAGCGCTCGTCTGGCGGAGAACAACGCGGCGGGCGCGCTGGTGCTGACGGTGCGCGCCACGGACGCGGACTGGGGGCAGAACGCGCGCGTGCGGTACCGGCTGCGGGAGGGGCGGGTGCGGGGCGCGCCGCTGTCGTCGTACGTGTCGGTGCAGGCGGAGACGGGCGCGCTGTACGCGCTGCGCTCCTTGGACTACGAGCAGGTGCGcgagctgcagctgtgggtgcgTGCGGAGGACGGCGGCGCGCCGGCGCTGAGCAGCAACGTGTCGGTGCGGCTGCTGATCGTGGACGAGAACGACAACGCGCCGCAGGTGCTGTACCCGGCttcggcggcggcggcggcggcggcgggctcgGGCGCTGCGTGGTCGGGCGTGGAGCTGGCGCCGCGCTGGGCGGAGGCCGGCGCGCTGGTGGCCAAGGTGGTGGCGGTGGACGCGGACGCGGGGCAGAACGCGTGGCTGTCGTACGAGCTGGCCAAGGCGACGGAGCCGGGGCTGTTCCGCGTGGGGCTGCACAGCGGCGAGGTGCGCACGGCGCGCTCGCCGCTGGCCCGCGACGCGGCGCgccacagcctggtggtggtggtgaaggACCACGGGCGGCCGGCGCTGTCGGCCACGGCCACGCTGAGCGTGGTGCTGGCCGAGAGCGTGGCCGAGCTGCTGGCCGAGCTGGGCAGCGCggccgaggcggcggcgccgggcgagGCGGCCGGCAGCCTGACGCGCTGGCTGGTGCTGGCCGTGGCCGCCGTGTCGTGCCTCTTCGTcgccttcctgctgctgctgctggcgctgcgCCTGCGCCGCTGGCGCCGCCGGCAGCTGCTGCCGCCCGCCAGCGGCGCCTTGCGCGGCGTGCCCGTGTCGCACTTCGTGGGCATCGACGGCGTGCGCGCCTTCCTGCAGTCCTACTCGCACGACGTGTCGCTCACGGCCGACTCGCGCAAGAGCCAGCTGCGCTTGTCGGGCGCCAGCTGCTGCGACAccctcccggcccggccgctgccCGACGAGCCCGCGCCGCTGCTCGGGGAGGAGGATGTGGCCACCGCCCTCCCCGATGATCCCTCCGCTCCCTCG ACCTCTGAAGTCTCTTGA